One window of the Pirellulales bacterium genome contains the following:
- the def gene encoding peptide deformylase, whose protein sequence is MQVIRYPHPTLRHASKPLKRIDDELHTIVRRMFELMYEHKGVGLAANQVDLPYRLFIVNLKGKLGEGEELVFINPVLSRPRGLAESEEGCLSLPELYAQVKRAEKITLDAFNLQGQTVHLELDGLFARVVQHETDHIDGKLFIDRLSTTGELEVREALRRFEEDFAARREHGDIPGDAEIAARLAELEKLRA, encoded by the coding sequence ATGCAAGTAATCCGCTATCCGCATCCGACGCTGCGGCATGCCTCGAAGCCGCTGAAGCGGATTGACGACGAGTTGCACACGATCGTGCGGCGGATGTTCGAACTCATGTATGAGCACAAAGGGGTCGGGCTAGCCGCCAATCAGGTCGATCTCCCGTACCGGCTGTTCATCGTCAATCTGAAGGGCAAGTTGGGCGAAGGAGAGGAATTGGTCTTTATCAACCCCGTCCTCAGCCGGCCACGCGGCCTGGCCGAGTCGGAGGAAGGCTGCTTGAGCCTGCCGGAGTTGTATGCCCAGGTGAAGCGGGCGGAGAAGATCACGCTCGACGCCTTCAATCTCCAGGGGCAAACTGTCCATCTCGAACTCGACGGCCTCTTCGCGCGTGTCGTGCAGCATGAAACCGACCATATCGACGGCAAACTGTTCATCGACCGGCTGAGCACGACCGGTGAATTGGAAGTGCGCGAGGCGCTGCGGCGGTTCGAGGAGGATTTCGCCGCTCGACGAGAGCACGGCGATATCCCCGGCGACGCCGAGATCGCGGCGCGATTGGCCGAATTGGAGAAGCTGCGGGCGTAG